The region AACTGTAACTGTCACGTTTATCATTTGAAGACgggagtcttttttttttttttttgccgcaGCGGCGCGTAGTTACATAACGctcatttgtttgtaaataGCAATTACTTTCAGATCACAGGCAGTAACACTTAATCCTTTAAGGATATCAGATGCAATTAGGACCAACTTTAAGCTTCTCTGTACTCGGTGTGTGTGGGCTTCTCCTACGCTCTGTCACTTCAATGTCAGCCGAGCGTGCTGTCAGCTGCAGAGTCAGTAACTCAGTTTTGGGAGAGCGACTTTGTCAGCAGACTCTTTGCATTTGAGGGAACACTTGATCCTCCCTTCACTGCCTGTTGGGCAGCAAAAACAGCTGATccggttttttttaaatagattggCGAATAATGTGGTATTTTATACAGAAATAGCAAAGGCATCTGTTTGTAAAAGATCTGAATTAACTGAAGTTAAGTTTGACTAATGTCGGAAGAGTCATGAGGTTTGCAATGGAATATATGTTGTATTTAATCTCCCAAATATCAAGTTTAAAAAGTCACTGGCCTATCAGAGGCGAAGAGTCGcaggaaaaaagataaatccGAAACATTTATTGTAACCTCAttaccaaaaaatgtttttgttcggGAATGTTTAGCTATTTTAATCTTCTTTCCGGGTAAGGGATGTCAGGTGTAATATTTATGATGGCTCATTGCAggcttttacattttctgtttgttttcatgagGTCCAGGAATGTCTGATTAGCTATGAGTTGTCAAATGAGAAAGTAATCTGAAATTACACGTTTAGCCAGTTGGGGTAAAACCACTGAGTCCCTTTAGACAGCTCAAGTATTTAACATTTGAATTAGACTGCAGTGAATGAGCCCTGTAGGTTGAGACTACAGGAGTTCAATGCATCATTACGCTGTCCTTgttgctctgtgtgttttttcctcattttccaTAGTTTGAGGAAGTCTTTCTTTCTGGAGTTTGTTGGCCTCATTCTCTTCTTAATCAACTTTCTTGGGATTTCATTAAGCACAAAGCTGTTTGTCAGTCTTATATCCTCAGTAACCCCCTAACTTTCATTCAGACTTGATAATCCAGTACAATGCATCATCTAGATGGAGCACGGTCAATTGATCACTCGTTTGTTCAAGTGTTCAAGGATGCTTTACTAAAACTATAAACTAATAAGAGCACTTAAGAACTGAAAAATGTGCTGATCGTTGTTACCAACAGTCAGAAGTTATAATGGCTAAAGTAACTCTTATTAACTCAACTGCTTATTCAGCTTGTGGGAGAGTGACTAAGATCTCAGAGCTTGAGAGTTGCTCTTTTTACATGCTTTGCTCAGGGTTGAACTTTTTATAGCACAAGATAAATGACATTTACATGgtgttattgtgacaataaTCCTGAAATATTCAtctaagtgattttttttaaatattatttttatgtcaaaacaaAGAGAATACAAGAATCGGTAGCAGAAAATAAGGGCGTTTTCGGCTGAATTCCCCCTACCACAGATAAGAAGCTAGTTCACGGCTAGTTGTGACACATTATCACAGTAATATCAATTTATGGTTTTTCACTCTTTACAGGTGTGTTTGCTCTCCTGTTTTTTCTGCGGAGCAGTTCTTGTGCCAACAGTTTACTCCGAAGGAACCAGCAGCCCTTCTGTCAGCAGTTTCCGGTGCGTGTTTGTGACTCTGGCAACGGCGAACAGGAAGACAGACGCTGAGAGACGTCTGAGCTGAGAGAGGAAACTGCTGCGGCTTCTTCGTCTGCCTCAGAATGACTGAGTTCTGGGTTTGTTTCAGTTGCTGCATTGCAGAGCAGCCGCAACCAGTGAGTGAGACATTTCCTCTGAAAAGTAACTGTTCCTGACTTGATGAAGCCTTTGCGTTTTAGTGGATACGTGTCATTTTTAAGAAGttattcaaatgtaattttgtgCAGTGGCCTGACATGTTGCATTTTAACATGCTGAAATAGCTTCAGATGTACTTGGGACAAAATATGCATTGCATCTAATTGAAGGAAGTAAATTGTCAAATGAAACTAAATGAACATTTGTTTACAATGACTGCAGAATAATAGTATATCTATGGAGTTGGTTGGAAACTaagcaaaaaaaggaagaaattttGTACAACTAATGTTAAATTCTGCTTTTAGACTGAAGAGGAAACATGTGGAATTTGAATAAATTTAGACCTATTATAGTACGTTTGTGTGGCTCAACTTTTCCAGACATTTTGATTACTATGTAATTGTTAATGTTGCCACCTTCTGATTTTTAATTGTGTGCTTTTGATTAACAGACATAAATTCTTAGAACATTAGTTCATCCAAACAATTATTGTTTGGATGTTGTATTTAATGAAGTGCCAACTTTAGTCTTTCAGAGGTTTGAAAGaatatatttgtttacattttcttcagaaaCGGCGGCGACGAATCGACCGCTCCATGATCGGGGAGCCAACAAACTTTGTTCACACCACACATGTAGGCTCGGGAGATATGGGCCTTGGATTGGCATCAGTAAGCTTCATTCACTGTTCACGGTTTAATCTACTGAACTCACCACACTGTGATCATTGGTTGCTTAACATTTCCAATCTTTTTGTAGGTAGATCTTGTTCAGGCTCAGATGAAGTCTAAAGGAGGCTACACACACGGTGGCTCAGAGGGCTCTCAATTGTAGTGAGGTGAGGTGGGTTTGCttccatttatttgaaaaaaatcaatttatttcaaccagtattttttttctttttgcttgtaATTAATAGAATCTGCAGTTTAGATTCTATTAATTCTTGAGTGTTTCTTTTCGGAACAGAGCAGCATTCTTGATAGTCTGATAAGTAGGTTGCAATGTTTAATCCTGTCATCTCCTTTGAAagcttcctctgtctcttttacTGCAGTGTGTAAAATAATAACTCAAATCAACAAGTCCTCTCTGCAGACTTTCTGATACCGGAGCCTTTGGGCTTTTCGGtttaacacatgaataaatATCTACTTTAGAGCTAAAAGTCTTGTTTCGACCCCACCCATCCTATGTCTCACCATTGACGGCACACATCTGCAAGCTGctcttgtgtgtgtttatgaggAAACTGGAGCAATGAAACACAACACATTTATGCTGTGACTGATCATATTATACTGAGAAAATACTCCCCAAATGGGAGGAAACCAGTGGACTTTCTCCCCTATTGataaactttgttttgctgGAAACAGCTTCAGCTTATCTTGAGACACTGACCTAGCTGTCAGTAGaatgtgtttatgtatttatttaattttagtatCGCGTATCAGGTTCTAAACTGTGACATATCTTTTTTGTTGATGTGGCACTCTGCCTTGTTTTTAAACTCCCATTTCACATTGCTTTAGTTGCTCCTCTCTTTTAATTAAACTGCTGTAGTTTATTCAGCTGAGCTAAGATAACAATAGCATGCTTGAGAGAGAAACTGTATTTTAACTAGAGGTctaaaatcagaacaaatttaataaaacaacttcCAAGTTAATGTAGACATTGTCTTCCAGTGCTGCAAATCCTAATGtttctttctaattttttttcccatagcTCTTCAGACTTGTGAAAACTACTGTTGTTttatggaagaataaaaaaaagaaaagaaaaagcagttcTGTCTGTAACGGACCCAGGACCAAAAAATGAAACTACTGCTTTTCCAAGATcttgtacatatttttattttccattcctcctctttttttatgaaagcaCTGCTATCCATTTGTTGCCATAATGTTGCACTGTAAGGAGCAAATGTTAAGGATAGATTGAGGTGTTTAGAACTCATAATGTCAGTCGGTTGTATGCTTGTGTGTATgcatgagaaaacattttcagaaatatttgctgTTGTAGCCTACTGGATGCCTgtaatttattgatttgatttgtgAACGGACCTCATGGTGGCTGGGCCACGCTGGATATGTAGAACgttcagtttcttcttcattCTCAGAGGTTTATCAAACGACAGATTAAAATTAAGCGACGCAAAAAGGTTCCGATTTTTATTCTGAGAACTGCTATTGCTTTTCTGAGTCGCTTTCAGGGTTGAAGGTTGCTGGTTTTGTAATAAACTTGAAAACAAGTGGATACACTGGACTATacgttgtacacacacacatgcttagGAATTTCTCTTTAGTTTcaaccatttctttttt is a window of Xiphophorus maculatus strain JP 163 A chromosome 4, X_maculatus-5.0-male, whole genome shotgun sequence DNA encoding:
- the cdc42se2 gene encoding CDC42 small effector protein 2, producing MTEFWVCFSCCIAEQPQPKRRRRIDRSMIGEPTNFVHTTHVGSGDMGLGLASVDLVQAQMKSKGGYTHGGSEGSQL